The Microterricola viridarii nucleotide sequence CGGTCGTGCCGTTCCTCATTACCGGCCTGATCTTCCTCGTGCTGATCACCTACGTGCCCCAGATCTCGCTCTGGTTGCCCGGATTGCTCATGCCGTAGGCCGAGCTACACCTCGCCACACCCCTCAACACCCCCAATCACAAGGAAGTGGACATGAAAAAGACAGCTATCATCGCAAGCCTCGCCATCGGTGCCCTGACCCTCTCCGGCTGCGCGGCCGGCGGCAGCTCGGGGGGTACGCCCGCGGCCGGTGGGGAGGGCGAGACGTTCAGTCTCGTGCTGGGCCATTCCGGCAGCCAGACCGACCCGCGACAGACCGCCGCCCTGGCGCTCAAGGAGATCGTCGAGACCGAGTCTGATGGCCGCGTCACGATCGAGGTCCATGCCGACTCGACCCTCGGCACCTGGGAGGAGATGATCGAGGGGCTCCAGCTCGGCAGCGCTGACATCGTCATCGAGAGCCTGCTCTCGCTCGAGTCATACACCGACCTCTCCGGTGTCGAGACCGCCCCGTTCCTCTATGAAAGCCCCGAACAGTTCTTCGAGGTGTGGGATGGCGAGCTCGGTGCAGAGATCAAGGGCGCCATCACCGACGCCTCCGGTTACTCGATCCTCGGCAACATGTACCGCGGACCGCGCGAGCTCACCACCAAGGAGCCCGTCACGACGCTCGACCAGCTCAAGGGCCTGACGATCCGCACCCCGTCCGCCCCGACCATGCTCGCCACCTGGGAGGCGCTCGGTGCCCGGGCCGAGGCCCTGCCGTTCAACGAGGTCTACTCGGCCCTGGAGAGCGGTGTCCTGGATGGGCAGGAGAACCCGCTCGACGCGATCCTGTTCAACAGCATTCACGAGGTCGCGCCGAACATCGGCGAGACCAGCCACATGTACGCGAACTACCACTTCCTGATGTGGGAGGACGCTCTCGCTGGTCTTCCGGAGGACGTGCAGGACCTCGTGCGTGACGCCGCCGACCGCGTCGGAGCGCAGTACACCGCCGACACCATCGAGAACACGGCCACCTACCGCGCCGACCTCGAGGCAGCCGGTGCCGTGTTCAACAAGATCACCGACCGCCCGAAGTGGGTCCAGGCCACGCAGCCGCTCATCGAGAAGCTGCCCGCCCAGGTGCAGGAGTGGGTCGCGCAGATTCGCGGCTAGGCTCACGCCGAGAGACGAGGCCCCCAGCCGGCGAACCGGCTGGGGGCCTCGTCTGCTCTAGCGGGCGGGCGGCTGAGCGGTGCTCGAGCGTACGACGAACTCGGCGTCGATCACCGTGGAACGTGTCTCTGCATCATCGGAGAGACGGAGCAGCGCGCGCTCGACCGAGTGCGCCGCGAGGAGCGCAGTCGGTTGCCTGATGATCGTCAGGGCCGGGGTGAAGAGCTCCGTCCACGGGTTGTCGTCGAAGACGATGAGCGAGAGGTCCTGCGGGATGCGCACCGAACCTTGCCGCAGCCGGCGCACGGCGGCCGCGACCTGGGCGGTGTTGGCGACGATCAGCGCCGTCGGCGGGCTCTCCAGCTCGAGGAGGCTGCCGACGGCGTCAGAGCCCTGGTCTCCGCGGAACGGGATGTTGCGCAGCAGCTGACGGTCGACCGGGATGCCGTGAGCAGTCAGGGCCGCGACATGCGCGTCCGTGCGGCTGCGCCCGGTGCTCGTGCTGAGCGGGCCGGAGATGAAGCCGATGCGGCGGTGGCCGAGACCCAACAGGTGCTCGGTCGCCTCGCGGGCCGAGCGCTCGTTGTCGATGCTGACCACGTCGGCGTGTGGGACGCCGAGCAGGTGGCGGTCCACGAAGACGAGGCGCGTGCCGAGGGCCTCCAGACGCAGCCAGGCGTCGGCATTGGTGGAGGTCGGCGTCGCGATGACGCCGCCGACCCGGCGTGCGGCGAGTGTTTCGAGGGCGTCCTGCTCGAGGGCCGGGTCCTCCTGTGTCGTCATCAGGATCACCTGCGAGCCGCGGGCCCTGGCCTCCTGGACGACCGAGTCGGCCAGCCGGGCGAAGAACGGGTTCGTTACGTCGGCGAGCACGAGTCCGAGTGAGGACGTGGGGCCGGACTTGAGCTCCCGTGCGGCGGTGCGCGGGCGGTAGGCGAGCTCTTCGATGGTCTTCAAGACGCGCTCGCGTGTCGCCGGCGCGACAGGCCCGGTGCCGTCGTTGAGTACACGTGAGACCACCGCGATGGACACGTCTGCTGCTGCCGCAACGTCGCGGATGGTGGGTGGCTTCTGCATGGTTCCCCTCTGGTGCGTACCGCAAGCATAGAGGACGTCAGAATGGTCATTGTGGAACAAAATGGAATCGGTTACACTTCTGCACAGACCTGGTGCTCGGCCAGAGGCTCGACAGCGACGTCTCGGCAGTGGCGCACCCCATCCCTCAGAGAGAAAGCCACACACATGAACCTCCACGCCCTGCTGAAGGACCGCGAAGCCGCCGGCCGCCCGATTCGCATCGGCCTGATCGGCGCCGGCCGATTCGGCACCATGTACCTCGCCCAGGCGCGCAACATCCCCGGCGTCCACGTCGTCGCCATCGCCGACATCAACGCGGACAGGGCCAAGGGCGCCCTCGCGCTCGTCGGCTGGCCGGACGAGGCATTCGTCGAAGATATCGACTCTGCCATCGCCCACCGAGCGACCACGATCGTCACCGACGCGGCTGCGCTCTTCGAGGCCGAGCTCGACGTGATCGTCGAGGCGACCGGCAACCCGATCGTCGGCATCAACCACGCCCTGCGCGCGATCGAGACCGGCAAGCACATCATCATGGTCACCGTCGAGGCCGACGCCCTCGCCGGACCGGCGCTGGCCAAGCGCGCCGAGGCCGCCGGGCTCGTCTACTCGCTCGCCTACGGCGACCAGCCCGCGCTGATCTGGGAGCTCGTCGACTGGGCACGCACCAGCGGCTTCGACGTCGTCTGCGCCGGCAAGGGCGCCAAGTACCTCGAGCACTACCACGAGATGAACCCGGACAACGTCTGGGAGAACTGGGAGTTCTCCAAGGA carries:
- a CDS encoding TRAP transporter substrate-binding protein, which translates into the protein MKKTAIIASLAIGALTLSGCAAGGSSGGTPAAGGEGETFSLVLGHSGSQTDPRQTAALALKEIVETESDGRVTIEVHADSTLGTWEEMIEGLQLGSADIVIESLLSLESYTDLSGVETAPFLYESPEQFFEVWDGELGAEIKGAITDASGYSILGNMYRGPRELTTKEPVTTLDQLKGLTIRTPSAPTMLATWEALGARAEALPFNEVYSALESGVLDGQENPLDAILFNSIHEVAPNIGETSHMYANYHFLMWEDALAGLPEDVQDLVRDAADRVGAQYTADTIENTATYRADLEAAGAVFNKITDRPKWVQATQPLIEKLPAQVQEWVAQIRG
- a CDS encoding LacI family DNA-binding transcriptional regulator, whose product is MQKPPTIRDVAAAADVSIAVVSRVLNDGTGPVAPATRERVLKTIEELAYRPRTAARELKSGPTSSLGLVLADVTNPFFARLADSVVQEARARGSQVILMTTQEDPALEQDALETLAARRVGGVIATPTSTNADAWLRLEALGTRLVFVDRHLLGVPHADVVSIDNERSAREATEHLLGLGHRRIGFISGPLSTSTGRSRTDAHVAALTAHGIPVDRQLLRNIPFRGDQGSDAVGSLLELESPPTALIVANTAQVAAAVRRLRQGSVRIPQDLSLIVFDDNPWTELFTPALTIIRQPTALLAAHSVERALLRLSDDAETRSTVIDAEFVVRSSTAQPPAR